The Poriferisphaera corsica DNA segment CCATTACTGTTACGCTCAATGTGCCTATGATCACCTTGAAAATATAGTGCTAAATCTCTCTCATCCAAGTCTTGGCATATAAGATTACTTGAAATCTCAATCTCATTTACCCTGTTTTCACTGAAACTTGAGTCGGCGATATGGTTTTCGAAATTTGATTGATCCCATTGACTCAATAGTTGTAAATCGTCCAAGCAATCAATAGATGTTGTATCAATATTATCAGGACGATAGCTACAACCAAACGAGACAGATTTTGATTGTTTTATTTCATGTAAACGAAATACTTCAGATTGAATCGCACCACACGAGAATTCATATTGTTTGCGTTCCGTACCAATATTCTCTTGGCTAAGACATTTGAATTTACCATCAATTCTTGAAGTCGTTCCAAAAATATCATATCCATCAGTTAAGCATCCCATTCCACCTGTTAAACAAGCTTGTATCAATTGTGGATGAAACCCATTTTGGCTTGAATTTTGTCTTGAGACTAAGACCCGTCCATATGGCTTTTGCTCGAATATTTGATGATCAATATATTGAGAAACATATGATTCATTACTTAAAATTGCATCCCGATGCGCTATACCTACATCTTGCATATAGATGACATCAAATGCGCAATTCCCTTGATCCTCAGAGCTAGTGATTGAAACGTCCCATTTCCAACTACTATGCTCTGGATGCAATCGCAGTACACATATGTAACTGCAACCACCCCATTCGCCAGACCAGATGGCACTATTTTGTGTCACATGAAATTGACAATCAGAACGATTTGAATTCATTAAGTGGTAGTTGATTCCATCGCTATTAATTCGTCTCAAATACAATCGTGACAGAGAACCACTCAAAGAATTGCCCAATTGCAAATTAATCAATTGATCAGACTTGGATATATCGTAGATCAAACCATTGGGAAACAAACGAATACGTAAATCAGCATTGTTCTTTAGTTCAACAAACGGATAGTCTGTGACTTTACCAATATGACGAACATCAGGTGTGTTGATTTTTTCAAGGGAAGGAATTGCTTTATGAATGCTCATTTTTGTACCGTTTATCATCTAAATATTGCGTTCTAATTACTACACTGATCGCATCTCAATTTATTTCGTAAATGAAATGGCCCCAAGCTCTACCGATCGATCCTTAGGCTGAAAATGCCAGTCAAGCTTGGAAACATCGCCTGGCTTCTTTTGGTTTGCAATTGCCGCAGAAAATCCCATTTCTACGTCTTTTGCAGGCCGCGTTCCTAATATTTTCCATGGAATAGCGACTTCAATTTGAAAACCTTTTTTTGTTACTTTCACGTCTGATTTGACCGTTCTATTTTTCTTGTCAAGGCTCCAGCCGGCAATTCGACCAGATGCATAAAAGATAAACTGAAAATCTTCTTTACCATTCCAAATTAACCCATCATTATTCGGATCTATATAGACTTCAAAACGATCAGTTTTATCATCAAACGTTGCATCAACAACATCCGCAGTGAAGTACAGATAGTTTTGATCCCAATTGGATTTGAACCAACCCCCTGTATCCGAAATAGCCTTATTCAAACCTAGTTTCGTACTTCCCAAAAATCGGGCTTTGCCATTCTTAGGCTTGCCATATTTTGACGATATGTTCGGGCGATATGAGACCGGCTTTTTCTTTAATCCATATATTGATGAGTTAGGCATAAAACCTTCACGATTTACTCCAATTTCAACGAATCCAGCTCTTTTCATGCCACGCTTTGCAACAGGATGTTTCATGAACGTATCCCATACAAAACCATCTTGCATATTTGCAATCATCACCAAAGTAATCCCTACATCAATCCCAATGACATCGCTAGCGACCCACCCATTCTCTGGGTTAAAAGCATCAACAAAGCCGAATTTTTTCCATATCTCATCGCCATACTGCGTATACATCGCATAAAGAGCGTCCAGGCATTCATCAGGCTTAAATGCGACTGAACCTCCCGCCGCACACGGCACAACAGTTCCATCTAACGACTCTAATGGCGCAGGCGGACCGCCCCACGCACGATATCCTTTTTCGCCATCACTTGCCGTTAATCCCCATATATTCTCTCCCCAACTCTTAAACTGATCAGACAAATTGATGCAAAATTCTCGATTTGCTTCGGTTGCTAACACACTATTTGTCCAATAGTCAGCATAATCATCTCGCTTGTTACGAAAATCAAAATATCCCTGAGAATATTGATGTGTAAACAAAGGTGGGCAATTTAAATAGACCCGATCACCATACACCATCACTGGACCACGTTCCCACGCATGCCAAGTTTTCTCTGGCAATGGATAAGTCTCTGAACCCAATCCCA contains these protein-coding regions:
- a CDS encoding glucoamylase family protein, with protein sequence MLNAKMKKCTLLTTWLLCVLYVTVSPWSRIEAADELNIEFREGVIPKDQFLDELAKRCFLFFWDKADPDTGLLPDRTAADGSQVTNVSSSAATGFGLTAYCIAADRGWISREAAYERTEKVLRFLMTMEHVEGHFYHFKNMQSGERVWQCELSNIDTALLMGGVLTAAEYFKGTEVEEIGNQLFDRVRWDFLMRDDGILSMGWTPENGYLNAAWGNYSELMILYLLGLGSETYPLPEKTWHAWERGPVMVYGDRVYLNCPPLFTHQYSQGYFDFRNKRDDYADYWTNSVLATEANREFCINLSDQFKSWGENIWGLTASDGEKGYRAWGGPPAPLESLDGTVVPCAAGGSVAFKPDECLDALYAMYTQYGDEIWKKFGFVDAFNPENGWVASDVIGIDVGITLVMIANMQDGFVWDTFMKHPVAKRGMKRAGFVEIGVNREGFMPNSSIYGLKKKPVSYRPNISSKYGKPKNGKARFLGSTKLGLNKAISDTGGWFKSNWDQNYLYFTADVVDATFDDKTDRFEVYIDPNNDGLIWNGKEDFQFIFYASGRIAGWSLDKKNRTVKSDVKVTKKGFQIEVAIPWKILGTRPAKDVEMGFSAAIANQKKPGDVSKLDWHFQPKDRSVELGAISFTK